A region of Beijerinckia sp. 28-YEA-48 DNA encodes the following proteins:
- a CDS encoding NAD(P)H-dependent oxidoreductase, with protein sequence MTQRKPYIVGIGGTTRTGSSSEQALALALSYARDKGAETKMYGGNDLLLPMYDPDPGTMTDAGRRLIDDLRKADGIILCSPCYHGGVSGLVKNAIDYTEEMNKDARVYFDGRAIGSIGVGFGYQGPVAVLSQLRQIGHALRGWNVPLGVSINSAVVKFKDGQCSEPAIAGQIEIMASQVVAQAGKMMA encoded by the coding sequence ATGACACAACGTAAGCCTTACATTGTCGGTATCGGCGGAACGACCCGCACCGGCTCGTCGTCCGAGCAGGCGCTGGCGCTGGCGCTTTCTTATGCCCGCGACAAGGGTGCCGAGACCAAAATGTACGGCGGTAACGACCTGCTCCTGCCGATGTATGACCCAGATCCGGGCACGATGACCGATGCAGGCCGCCGCCTGATCGACGATCTGCGCAAGGCCGACGGTATCATCCTGTGCTCGCCCTGCTACCACGGCGGCGTCTCTGGCCTGGTCAAGAATGCCATTGATTATACCGAGGAAATGAACAAGGACGCGCGCGTCTACTTCGACGGTCGCGCCATTGGTTCGATTGGTGTCGGCTTCGGCTATCAGGGTCCGGTGGCGGTGCTGTCGCAGCTGCGCCAGATCGGCCATGCCCTGCGCGGCTGGAATGTGCCGCTCGGCGTCTCGATCAATTCGGCCGTGGTTAAGTTCAAGGACGGCCAGTGTTCCGAACCGGCGATCGCCGGGCAGATCGAGATCATGGCCAGCCAGGTGGTGGCGCAGGCCGGGAAGATGATGGCCTAG